Proteins found in one Prochlorothrix hollandica PCC 9006 = CALU 1027 genomic segment:
- a CDS encoding slr1601 family putative cell division protein produces the protein MYATRPDSIDPPLQSTPRPRSGSRHPSPKTLAQREARRRAQLNAQLTEVCVKLSLNTLLALAFISALWHLVPYHHQQRLMLQEAQKTLTESEERVADLQLSFSQLFDPKQTNAAMQSQSYRVDPSQRQVIWLEPKH, from the coding sequence ATGTATGCGACTCGTCCCGACTCGATCGATCCGCCGCTTCAGTCTACGCCCCGCCCCCGGTCTGGTTCCCGTCATCCCTCGCCCAAAACCCTGGCCCAGCGAGAGGCTCGACGGAGAGCACAGCTTAACGCCCAACTCACAGAAGTTTGTGTCAAGCTTTCCCTCAATACCTTGTTAGCCCTAGCTTTTATTTCTGCACTATGGCATTTGGTGCCATACCATCACCAACAACGCCTGATGTTGCAGGAGGCCCAGAAGACCCTGACGGAGTCTGAAGAGCGGGTCGCAGATCTGCAGTTAAGTTTTAGCCAGCTTTTTGATCCCAAGCAAACGAATGCTGCCATGCAGAGCCAAAGCTACCGGGTTGATCCCAGCCAGCGCCAAGTTATTTGGTTGGAACCTAAGCATTGA
- a CDS encoding YbjN domain-containing protein, giving the protein MTIETDAATYNPSSYDQVNYIEVIETVITSLREEGTAMVNHNQDGYLWKFKYGSVDVLVQLSGLTDDDTLTVWSSILSAPFKNELHLLQKLMRLNWSETLESRFALLNDQVVVLSSRTVADLSPGEISRAITIVATLADDYDDALIAEFSA; this is encoded by the coding sequence ATGACTATTGAGACCGATGCGGCAACTTACAACCCATCCAGCTACGATCAGGTGAATTACATCGAGGTGATCGAAACGGTTATCACCAGCCTGCGGGAAGAGGGCACTGCCATGGTGAACCATAACCAGGATGGTTATCTTTGGAAATTTAAGTATGGCAGTGTGGATGTTTTGGTGCAGTTGTCGGGCCTGACCGATGATGACACTCTGACGGTGTGGTCATCGATCCTGTCGGCTCCCTTCAAGAATGAGTTACACCTGCTCCAAAAGCTGATGCGCCTCAATTGGTCAGAAACCCTGGAATCTCGGTTTGCCCTGCTCAATGATCAGGTGGTGGTGCTGTCTTCCCGCACGGTGGCCGATCTGTCTCCGGGGGAAATTTCCCGTGCCATTACGATCGTGGCAACCCTAGCCGATGATTATGATGATGCCTTAATTGCTGAGTTTAGCGCCTAA
- a CDS encoding STAS domain-containing protein: MNLSSKAIKPVGIFDGTTALSFKQEISQALTDQAGVIIVNFQDVSFIDSSGLGALVAAQKIIKSEGKKLIFCGFNAQVKMIFELTNLDRAFEIFPTLDAVHNHLQSP, translated from the coding sequence ATGAATCTAAGTTCCAAGGCTATTAAACCTGTGGGCATTTTTGATGGCACCACGGCTCTGTCCTTTAAGCAGGAAATCAGCCAAGCCTTAACGGATCAGGCAGGGGTGATTATCGTCAATTTCCAGGATGTCTCATTTATTGATAGTTCTGGATTGGGAGCCTTAGTGGCGGCCCAAAAAATAATCAAGTCTGAAGGCAAAAAACTAATCTTCTGTGGGTTTAATGCCCAGGTTAAGATGATCTTTGAATTAACAAATCTGGATCGAGCCTTTGAGATTTTTCCCACCTTAGATGCTGTCCACAACCATTTGCAGAGTCCATAG
- a CDS encoding tetratricopeptide repeat protein, whose protein sequence is MFSATTPTPHLCPWVSPSPQSVGTLRQEASAAVRHGDYGTAIDVLTQVLQQQPHSAMDYNNRGFVYLKLGQEAAALADLNQALALDPSLDSAYNNRGNYYAQQGRLTQALNDYHQALSHNPHNDRARLNLGITLRDMGLHRLALENFNALIAFDKLPAHAYAERGRTHYLAGHWNWAMGDYHTALAALGDPTLGNLGGLHHRLMTWIAEFGLESAEVVHFPRFPEFPQFA, encoded by the coding sequence ATGTTTAGTGCAACTACTCCCACTCCCCATCTGTGCCCCTGGGTCTCTCCGTCCCCCCAGTCCGTAGGCACCCTACGACAGGAAGCCTCCGCTGCGGTGCGTCACGGTGACTATGGCACAGCCATTGATGTATTGACCCAGGTGCTACAGCAGCAGCCCCACAGCGCCATGGATTACAATAATCGCGGATTTGTCTACCTGAAACTGGGGCAGGAGGCAGCGGCCTTAGCAGACCTCAACCAAGCGTTAGCCCTCGATCCCAGCCTGGACAGTGCCTACAATAATCGGGGCAACTATTATGCCCAACAGGGTCGCCTCACCCAAGCCCTGAATGACTACCACCAAGCCCTAAGCCACAATCCCCACAACGATCGTGCCCGCCTCAACCTGGGCATCACCCTCCGAGACATGGGACTCCACCGCCTTGCCCTGGAAAACTTCAATGCCCTGATCGCCTTCGACAAACTTCCCGCCCATGCCTATGCTGAACGGGGCCGTACCCACTACCTGGCGGGACACTGGAACTGGGCTATGGGCGACTATCACACGGCCCTCGCTGCCCTGGGGGATCCCACTTTGGGCAACCTCGGGGGGCTGCACCATCGCCTCATGACCTGGATCGCTGAATTCGGCCTGGAAAGCGCCGAAGTTGTTCACTTCCCCAGATTTCCCGAATTTCCTCAATTCGCTTAA
- a CDS encoding cation:proton antiporter domain-containing protein, whose product MSALIHGLPDSPIVGFTALLLAILTVPPLVERLRLPGLVGLLAAGIMLGGNGLGLISSDDAGMALLSDIGKIYLMFVAGLEIDLAEFRKTQNRSLGFGAATFFIPLIFGTIMGRSFNFGWNGSILIGSLLASHTLLGFPIVRRLGVVRTEAVTVTVGATIVTDTAALLVLAICVAIHGGSFTGSFLVKQLILLGAYAVAVLWGLDWAGREYFKRTGDEEGNQFLFVLFGVFLAAIVAQMINVDKIVGAFLAGLAINDALGKGPVQEKVEFLGSTLFIPFFFIDMGLLIDIPRFIDSLVQNPLLTIALSASLISSKFLASLVCKVAFRYNWAETITMWSLSLPQVAATLAATLVGVQVGLLGEEIFNGVIVMMLVTSILGPLLTERFAAQLTPPLPTSLPEPDTLWFQADALVPSLTAGVPVPDFCTLFPEDDRPHPFTVLVPLANPSTEQGLIELAALVAQQESGTIVPLKITKAHVNMADPQLDQDLLRGRRILRRAVDLCQGFGVTVDPVLRIDDDVAAGITHAAREHQADLIVMGWSRFSLRSRLLGTVTEAVFWAAHCPVAVTRLVDNPQQIQRILVPVKDLLPRTLRTVRFAQWLGETNGGTVVLLHICVAWTPPEQITAFETSLNQWVEQQSGTLNPGRSGGETLEPNPGATVQVTTLTGESITGEEVASIILNQAQQFDLVVLRSVRRRTAGGFAVSTVTNQVMDNFGGSIVLFGEPHG is encoded by the coding sequence ATGAGTGCTTTAATCCACGGACTGCCCGACAGTCCGATCGTCGGGTTTACGGCTTTATTGTTGGCCATTCTCACGGTTCCACCCCTGGTTGAGCGCTTACGCTTACCCGGTTTAGTCGGGCTACTGGCAGCGGGAATTATGTTAGGCGGCAATGGTCTAGGTCTCATCAGCAGCGATGATGCGGGCATGGCGTTGCTGTCGGATATTGGCAAAATTTACCTAATGTTTGTGGCGGGGCTGGAAATTGACCTGGCAGAGTTTCGCAAAACCCAAAATCGTTCCCTGGGATTTGGGGCAGCAACCTTTTTCATTCCCCTGATCTTTGGGACGATCATGGGCCGCAGCTTTAACTTCGGCTGGAATGGCTCGATTCTCATCGGCTCCCTTTTGGCATCCCACACCCTCCTGGGCTTTCCCATCGTGCGCCGCTTAGGCGTGGTACGCACAGAAGCAGTCACCGTCACCGTGGGAGCCACGATCGTCACCGACACCGCCGCCCTCCTTGTTCTAGCCATCTGCGTGGCCATCCACGGCGGCTCCTTCACCGGATCTTTCCTGGTGAAACAACTGATCCTCCTGGGAGCCTATGCGGTGGCAGTGCTGTGGGGATTAGATTGGGCAGGTCGAGAATACTTTAAGCGCACCGGGGATGAAGAAGGAAATCAGTTCCTCTTTGTCCTTTTTGGCGTATTTTTGGCGGCGATCGTGGCCCAAATGATCAACGTCGATAAAATTGTGGGGGCATTTTTAGCCGGACTAGCCATCAATGATGCCCTGGGGAAGGGACCAGTGCAGGAAAAAGTGGAATTTCTGGGCAGCACCCTATTTATTCCCTTCTTTTTCATCGATATGGGTCTTTTAATCGATATTCCCCGTTTCATCGATAGTCTTGTCCAAAACCCCCTCCTCACCATAGCCCTGTCCGCCAGCCTCATTAGCAGTAAGTTCCTAGCCAGCTTGGTCTGTAAGGTGGCCTTTCGCTACAACTGGGCGGAAACCATTACCATGTGGTCCCTCTCCCTCCCCCAAGTGGCGGCAACCCTAGCGGCAACCCTGGTAGGGGTTCAAGTGGGCTTGTTAGGGGAAGAAATTTTTAATGGGGTCATTGTGATGATGTTAGTGACCTCGATCCTAGGTCCACTGCTGACGGAGCGCTTCGCGGCCCAACTGACTCCCCCCTTGCCGACAAGTCTGCCAGAGCCGGACACCCTCTGGTTTCAAGCCGATGCCCTGGTTCCCAGCCTCACCGCTGGGGTTCCGGTCCCCGACTTCTGCACCCTCTTTCCCGAAGACGATCGGCCCCACCCCTTTACGGTTCTGGTGCCCCTGGCCAATCCGTCCACGGAACAGGGATTAATTGAACTGGCGGCATTGGTGGCCCAACAGGAGTCGGGAACGATCGTCCCCCTCAAAATCACCAAGGCCCATGTCAATATGGCCGACCCCCAGTTGGATCAAGATCTGCTGCGGGGACGGCGAATTCTGCGGCGGGCCGTGGATCTGTGCCAAGGCTTTGGGGTGACGGTGGATCCAGTGTTGCGCATTGATGACGATGTGGCGGCGGGCATTACCCATGCGGCGCGGGAACATCAGGCCGACCTCATTGTTATGGGTTGGAGTCGCTTTAGCCTGCGATCGCGCCTGTTGGGCACCGTCACCGAAGCCGTCTTTTGGGCAGCCCACTGTCCCGTTGCCGTGACCCGTTTAGTGGACAATCCCCAGCAAATTCAACGCATTTTGGTACCCGTCAAGGATTTGTTGCCCCGCACCCTGCGCACGGTGCGCTTTGCCCAGTGGCTGGGGGAAACCAACGGCGGCACGGTGGTTCTGCTCCACATTTGCGTCGCCTGGACTCCCCCTGAACAAATTACGGCCTTTGAAACCAGCCTCAATCAGTGGGTGGAACAACAGTCTGGCACCCTCAACCCAGGGCGATCGGGGGGAGAGACCCTAGAACCCAACCCAGGGGCAACCGTCCAGGTCACCACCCTCACCGGGGAAAGCATCACGGGGGAAGAAGTGGCTTCCATCATCCTGAACCAAGCGCAACAGTTTGATTTGGTGGTGTTGCGATCGGTACGCCGTCGCACGGCGGGGGGCTTTGCCGTCAGCACCGTCACCAATCAGGTAATGGATAACTTTGGCGGATCGATCGTCCTGTTTGGAGAACCCCATGGTTAA